A window of Leclercia adecarboxylata contains these coding sequences:
- the bcsB gene encoding cellulose biosynthesis cyclic di-GMP-binding regulatory protein BcsB, with protein MKGMTRKALQLLFIFGVLVQPVTAEEPTTVESLLPADLPPPETEAAQPAADTAPASLPAADTLPAFQTPSAAEAAAEPASPMPDAMPATPAPDAAAASPVPMGIIPGTTSSITIAQMGQPNGVVLSGGQLQGGIDFTLSADQVITNAQLELNLKVSPAMAARNTTLQLMLNGQPLGTVPLGSADSNVSSYQLDIPAAMVVSRNNISFKINDGDALLCQRDLSDSYQVTIMPNTRLDLEAQQLNIGADLSHFPRPFLDEMQMTPTTLTFAFPAKTLPEQVGAAALIASWLGIEADYRGISFDALHDQLPEKNGILFGKPGESIGGLTLPASNGAMLQVVDNPANPIYKLLLVVGNNEQQLKSAAWRLTRGQFTGQTTSLPVEAQNIPVSKPYDAPRWIATDRPVLLSELMRKDQSLTVTGIWHEPLTLAFRAAPDLFMWDGDTIPLKIAYRFPSESWIDEQRSYLSMTFNGTFLRNLPVNKQGLLEGLWHKLGGDARQENFVMPLEPYLIYGDNQLQLYFNIQTKENAPCSVLLNNNIKSRIDEDSSIDLSNSRHFALLPNLSYFVGASFPFTRLADFSQTVLLLPENPSESEIGTLLDLSARSGNATGTALNNNRVMFGLPSGGANLLRLSQSDVLAVSSLNQTAFNRALLAQSPFISNEHTFGVREPKMLDRVQNLLEGNWNTTAVDADRYFSSNESWRGFVSFRSQWNPSRLVVMAIGSNDDQLARLHNDLNSARINAGIRGDTAIITDENGVRSFRVGPQFPSGQMPWYMMVVWYATQHSAMLAIFGLLFATIIGLSLYSLLKKRAHKRLNPQDSDRE; from the coding sequence ATGAAAGGGATGACCCGCAAAGCCCTGCAGTTGCTGTTTATATTTGGTGTACTGGTGCAGCCGGTGACGGCGGAAGAGCCGACCACCGTGGAATCGCTGCTTCCGGCCGATCTCCCGCCACCGGAGACGGAGGCGGCGCAGCCCGCGGCAGACACAGCACCGGCTTCTCTGCCTGCGGCTGATACGCTGCCCGCGTTCCAGACCCCGTCGGCGGCTGAGGCGGCTGCAGAGCCTGCCAGCCCGATGCCTGACGCGATGCCTGCAACGCCGGCTCCCGATGCCGCGGCGGCTTCTCCGGTACCGATGGGGATCATCCCTGGCACCACCAGCAGCATTACCATTGCCCAGATGGGGCAGCCGAATGGCGTGGTGTTGAGCGGTGGGCAGCTTCAGGGCGGCATCGACTTTACCCTCTCGGCGGACCAGGTCATCACTAACGCCCAGCTGGAGCTGAACCTGAAGGTCTCTCCGGCGATGGCGGCGCGCAACACCACGCTGCAGCTGATGCTCAACGGCCAGCCGCTGGGCACGGTGCCGCTGGGCTCCGCCGACAGCAACGTGTCCAGCTATCAGCTGGACATTCCGGCAGCGATGGTGGTGTCCCGCAATAACATCAGCTTCAAAATCAACGACGGCGACGCGCTGCTGTGCCAGCGGGATTTGTCCGACAGCTACCAGGTCACTATCATGCCGAACACGCGGCTCGATCTGGAGGCGCAGCAGCTGAACATTGGCGCGGATCTGAGTCATTTCCCGCGTCCGTTCCTCGACGAAATGCAGATGACGCCGACCACGCTCACCTTCGCTTTCCCGGCTAAAACCCTGCCGGAGCAGGTGGGGGCGGCGGCGCTGATCGCCTCGTGGCTGGGGATCGAAGCGGACTATCGCGGTATTTCGTTTGATGCCCTGCATGACCAGCTGCCGGAGAAAAACGGCATCCTGTTCGGCAAGCCGGGCGAGTCGATTGGCGGCTTAACCCTGCCCGCCTCAAACGGGGCGATGCTGCAGGTGGTGGATAACCCGGCCAACCCGATCTACAAGCTGCTGCTGGTGGTGGGCAATAACGAGCAACAGCTCAAGAGTGCGGCATGGCGTCTGACCCGGGGCCAGTTCACCGGCCAGACCACCAGCCTGCCGGTGGAAGCCCAGAACATCCCGGTCAGCAAACCCTACGATGCGCCGCGCTGGATTGCCACCGATCGCCCGGTACTGCTGAGCGAGCTGATGCGTAAAGATCAGAGCCTGACGGTGACCGGTATCTGGCACGAGCCGCTGACCCTGGCATTCCGCGCCGCGCCGGATCTGTTTATGTGGGATGGCGATACCATTCCCCTGAAAATCGCCTATCGCTTCCCGTCTGAAAGCTGGATTGACGAGCAGCGCTCCTACCTGTCGATGACCTTCAACGGCACCTTCCTGCGTAATCTGCCGGTCAACAAACAGGGCCTGCTGGAAGGGCTGTGGCACAAGCTCGGCGGCGATGCGCGTCAGGAGAATTTTGTTATGCCCCTGGAGCCGTATCTGATCTACGGCGACAACCAGCTGCAGCTCTATTTCAACATCCAGACCAAAGAGAACGCGCCGTGCAGCGTGCTGCTCAACAACAACATCAAGAGCCGTATCGACGAAGATTCCAGCATCGATCTGAGCAATTCGCGCCACTTCGCGCTGCTGCCGAATCTCTCTTACTTCGTCGGCGCCTCGTTCCCGTTCACCCGCCTGGCGGACTTCTCGCAGACGGTATTACTTCTGCCGGAAAACCCGAGCGAAAGCGAGATCGGCACCCTGCTGGATCTCTCCGCCCGCTCCGGTAACGCCACCGGTACCGCGCTGAACAACAACCGCGTGATGTTCGGCCTGCCGTCCGGTGGGGCAAACCTGCTGCGCCTGAGTCAAAGCGACGTGCTGGCGGTCTCCTCGCTGAATCAAACCGCCTTCAACCGTGCCCTGCTGGCCCAGTCGCCGTTTATCAGCAACGAGCACACCTTTGGCGTGCGCGAGCCGAAGATGCTGGACAGAGTGCAGAACCTGCTGGAAGGGAACTGGAACACGACCGCCGTCGATGCCGACCGCTACTTCTCGTCGAACGAGTCCTGGCGCGGCTTTGTCAGCTTCCGCTCCCAGTGGAACCCGTCGCGGCTGGTGGTAATGGCCATTGGCAGTAACGACGATCAGCTTGCCCGTCTGCATAACGACCTGAACTCCGCCCGCATCAACGCCGGGATCAGAGGCGACACGGCGATCATCACCGATGAAAACGGCGTCCGCAGCTTCCGCGTCGGCCCGCAGTTCCCGAGCGGCCAGATGCCCTGGTACATGATGGTGGTGTGGTATGCCACGCAGCACTCCGCCATGCTGGCAATCTTTGGCCTGCTGTTCGCGACGATTATTGGCCTGAGCCTCTACTCGTTACTGAAAAAACGTGCGCATAAACGTCTTAACCCACAGGATTCAGATCGTGAGTAA
- the bcsA gene encoding UDP-forming cellulose synthase catalytic subunit: MKKALFYLLLLVLAPIAVLIIITPMDSQKQYIFGLISIGALMLLGFSKHHRVSVIMMIVAVLMSTRYIWFRATQTLHFNSEIEAILGIGLFLAELYIWITIILSYLQNLFPLQRKIVPLPDDMAQWPTVDIYIPSYNESLDVVRDTVLAAQCLDYPADKLKIYLLDDGKRSEFAVFAANVGVGYITRNDNSHAKAGNLNHAMKLTKGELICVFDCDHVATRIFLQATVGAFLQDPKLALMQTPHYFYSPDPFERNLSAGRDIPNEGQLFYGQIQRGNDNWNATFFCGSCAVIRRSALEEIGGFAVETVTEDAHTALKMQRLGWKSAYLDIPLAAGLATERLVVHVIQRTRWARGMTQILRVDNPLLGRGLKWQQRLCYLNAMLSFQFALPRVAFLTAPLAYLLFNLNIIHSSASLIFAYMLPHLFLCIYVNSRVNGRFRYSFWGEIYDLVLAFHLVLPTVITLIFPKRGKFNVTDKGALLDVGYFDFSIVRPHLIIAVLLAAGVIAGIVRAVAHDYFSVDPMVIALNVGWGVYSLIFLLAAIAVARETRQTRKTIRIDASVPVVIHYASGISSRSHTLDLSMGGCRIAVVDDRHLTDEIEEIELQLQSGAISIPVNVIAHDEQYIRLMFDEIPLDRRRELVRVVLARADAWINPPKRQDNPFRSLFIIIRSVFDLFWLTWKDRRNKRRQRHEDAGRRNNATEDTAV, from the coding sequence ATGAAAAAGGCGCTGTTTTATTTACTGCTATTGGTATTAGCACCCATTGCAGTGCTCATTATTATTACCCCGATGGATAGCCAGAAGCAGTATATCTTTGGCTTAATCAGTATCGGGGCACTGATGCTGCTTGGTTTTAGCAAACATCACCGCGTGTCAGTAATCATGATGATTGTGGCGGTCTTAATGTCCACACGATATATCTGGTTTCGCGCCACGCAGACGCTGCACTTTAATTCCGAAATAGAGGCCATACTGGGCATCGGGTTATTTCTCGCCGAACTCTATATCTGGATAACCATTATTTTAAGTTATCTGCAAAACCTCTTTCCCTTACAGCGCAAAATCGTACCGCTGCCCGATGATATGGCCCAGTGGCCGACGGTGGATATCTATATCCCGTCGTATAACGAGAGCCTGGACGTGGTACGCGATACCGTGCTGGCCGCGCAGTGCCTGGATTACCCGGCGGATAAACTGAAGATCTACCTGCTGGATGACGGCAAGCGCAGCGAGTTTGCGGTGTTTGCCGCCAACGTCGGGGTAGGGTATATCACGCGTAACGATAACTCTCACGCCAAAGCGGGCAACCTCAACCACGCCATGAAGCTCACCAAAGGCGAGCTGATCTGCGTCTTTGACTGCGACCACGTGGCGACGCGTATCTTCCTCCAGGCGACGGTGGGGGCCTTCCTGCAGGATCCGAAGCTGGCCCTGATGCAGACTCCGCACTACTTCTACTCGCCGGATCCGTTCGAGCGTAACCTGTCTGCGGGCCGCGATATTCCTAACGAAGGCCAGCTGTTCTACGGGCAGATCCAGCGCGGAAACGACAACTGGAACGCCACCTTCTTCTGCGGCTCCTGCGCGGTGATCCGCCGTAGCGCCCTGGAGGAGATTGGCGGTTTTGCAGTAGAAACCGTGACCGAAGATGCCCACACCGCGCTGAAGATGCAGCGCCTGGGCTGGAAGTCGGCCTATCTGGATATCCCGCTGGCGGCAGGGCTGGCGACGGAACGTCTGGTGGTGCACGTGATCCAGCGTACCCGCTGGGCCCGCGGCATGACCCAGATTTTGCGCGTCGATAACCCGCTCCTGGGCCGCGGCCTGAAGTGGCAGCAGCGTCTGTGCTATCTCAACGCCATGCTGTCGTTCCAGTTTGCGTTGCCGCGCGTGGCGTTCCTCACCGCGCCGCTGGCTTACCTGCTGTTTAACCTGAACATTATTCACTCCTCGGCGAGCCTGATTTTCGCCTATATGCTGCCGCACCTGTTCCTCTGTATCTATGTGAACTCGCGGGTCAACGGGCGCTTCCGCTACAGCTTCTGGGGTGAAATTTACGACCTGGTGCTGGCCTTCCATCTGGTGCTGCCGACGGTGATCACCTTGATCTTCCCGAAACGCGGCAAGTTCAACGTGACCGATAAAGGCGCCCTGCTGGATGTGGGCTATTTCGACTTCAGCATTGTTCGCCCGCACCTGATCATTGCGGTGCTGCTGGCTGCGGGGGTAATCGCCGGTATCGTGCGTGCCGTCGCCCATGACTACTTCAGCGTGGACCCGATGGTTATCGCCCTCAACGTCGGCTGGGGTGTCTACAGCCTGATCTTCCTGCTGGCCGCCATCGCCGTGGCGCGGGAAACCCGTCAGACGCGTAAAACCATCCGTATCGATGCCAGCGTGCCGGTGGTGATCCACTACGCCAGCGGCATCTCCTCGCGCAGCCATACCCTGGATTTATCCATGGGCGGCTGCCGTATCGCGGTGGTGGACGATCGTCACCTCACCGACGAGATCGAAGAGATTGAGCTGCAGCTGCAGTCGGGGGCGATCAGCATCCCGGTGAATGTGATTGCCCACGATGAGCAGTACATTCGCCTGATGTTTGACGAGATCCCCCTGGACCGCCGCCGCGAACTGGTTCGCGTGGTGCTGGCCCGCGCCGATGCGTGGATCAACCCGCCAAAACGTCAGGACAACCCGTTCCGCTCGTTGTTTATCATTATTCGCAGCGTATTTGATCTGTTCTGGCTCACCTGGAAAGACCGTCGTAACAAGCGTCGTCAACGCCATGAGGATGCAGGGCGCAGGAATAACGCCACCGAGGATACCGCTGTATGA
- the bcsQ gene encoding cellulose biosynthesis protein BcsQ, with protein sequence MPLVCICSPKGGVGKTTVTANLAYALARSGSKVLAIDFDVQNALRLHFGVPLSDGRGYVARSSESADWSQSVLTAGNNMFVLPYGEVTEEQRLIFEHNLTSDSNFLARGLSSLLSYPGLVILADFPPGPNPALKAISPLADLHLVTLLADTASLSLLPHIENHRLTGGEPPDNKAGYYFLVNQSDNRRHISRDVTAFLQQRLGDRLIGVINRDESVPEANASQQSILDFSATSAAAFDIELVSKRIAGILGIQVGDGAVHASLRTSSF encoded by the coding sequence ATGCCGTTAGTGTGTATTTGCTCGCCAAAAGGCGGAGTAGGGAAAACCACGGTCACGGCCAACCTCGCTTATGCTCTGGCACGTTCCGGGAGTAAAGTTCTGGCCATTGACTTCGATGTGCAGAACGCGCTGCGTCTGCATTTTGGCGTGCCATTGTCCGACGGTCGCGGCTACGTTGCCCGGTCTAGTGAGTCGGCAGACTGGAGCCAGTCGGTGCTGACGGCGGGCAACAATATGTTCGTCCTGCCCTATGGCGAAGTGACGGAAGAGCAGCGCCTGATCTTTGAACACAACCTCACCAGTGACAGCAATTTCCTGGCGCGCGGGCTAAGTTCTCTGCTGAGCTACCCGGGGCTGGTTATTCTGGCCGACTTCCCGCCAGGGCCGAACCCGGCGCTGAAGGCGATCTCCCCGCTGGCCGATTTACACCTCGTGACCCTGCTTGCCGACACCGCATCGCTGTCGCTGCTGCCGCACATTGAAAACCACCGGCTGACCGGCGGCGAGCCGCCAGATAACAAGGCCGGATACTATTTCCTGGTGAACCAGAGTGACAACCGGCGCCATATCAGCCGTGACGTCACCGCCTTCTTACAGCAACGCCTCGGCGATCGCCTGATTGGTGTGATCAACCGGGATGAAAGCGTGCCTGAGGCCAATGCCTCACAGCAATCGATACTGGATTTCAGCGCCACCTCGGCGGCTGCGTTCGATATCGAGCTGGTGAGTAAGCGTATCGCAGGTATTTTGGGTATTCAGGTAGGTGACGGCGCCGTGCACGCCAGTCTGAGAACCTCCAGTTTCTGA
- the bcsO gene encoding cellulose biosynthesis protein BcsO — MKNYDDLQRFKDKTRTGDINFKDLSAQNKQASASGWAIINQLAGVDNDAALAKAGSIAVPVPQAVKPGELDAALASLTKTPAAESAGSAPSIMQSMNANSAENGAQSPLSPSAPSFFDQLKPEPTSPPPVKEAPALAPQAEFRPAPAPVAPVAEAAPAPVAPVAEAAPAPKPAEPVRFDQLFATKTSERASHPVKDLPLQPLLEKIASCR; from the coding sequence ATGAAAAATTATGATGATTTGCAGCGTTTCAAGGATAAAACGCGCACCGGCGACATCAATTTCAAGGACTTGTCTGCGCAAAACAAGCAGGCTTCCGCCAGCGGCTGGGCGATCATCAACCAGCTGGCAGGTGTGGATAATGACGCCGCGCTTGCGAAGGCCGGCAGCATCGCCGTACCTGTTCCGCAGGCGGTAAAACCCGGTGAACTGGATGCAGCTCTTGCCAGCCTGACGAAAACGCCTGCGGCCGAGTCCGCCGGTTCTGCGCCGTCGATCATGCAAAGTATGAACGCCAACAGCGCAGAAAACGGGGCGCAATCGCCGCTTAGCCCGTCCGCGCCTTCGTTCTTTGACCAGCTTAAACCCGAGCCGACAAGCCCACCGCCGGTGAAAGAGGCGCCAGCTCTGGCACCCCAGGCTGAGTTTCGGCCAGCGCCTGCGCCTGTGGCGCCCGTTGCTGAAGCAGCCCCTGCGCCTGTGGCGCCCGTTGCTGAAGCAGCCCCTGCGCCAAAACCGGCAGAGCCGGTGCGCTTTGACCAGCTGTTCGCGACCAAAACGTCCGAACGTGCCAGCCATCCGGTGAAAGATCTTCCGTTACAACCGCTCCTGGAGAAAATCGCTTCATGCCGTTAG